The Thiogranum longum genome includes a region encoding these proteins:
- a CDS encoding class I SAM-dependent methyltransferase has product MSNKTFTLPDALYDYLQAVSLREDPLLQRLREETANDAMSVMQIAPEQGQFMALLVRLMGARKALEIGTYTGYSALCVARVLPDDGTLVACDISEPWTAIGKRYWREAGVSDKIDLRLAPALETLDQLIQAGETGHFDFAFIDADKENYLAYYERALTLLRPGGLMAIDNTLWSGSVIDDSCQDTDTCAIRAFNEALHTDTRVDISLVPIADGLTLALVR; this is encoded by the coding sequence ATGTCCAATAAAACCTTCACACTCCCCGATGCGCTGTATGACTATCTACAGGCCGTGTCCCTCCGCGAGGACCCGCTACTGCAGCGCCTGCGCGAGGAGACTGCGAACGATGCCATGTCGGTCATGCAGATTGCGCCGGAACAGGGGCAGTTCATGGCATTGCTGGTGCGACTCATGGGGGCGCGCAAGGCCCTGGAGATCGGGACCTATACGGGATACAGCGCGTTGTGTGTCGCCCGCGTACTGCCGGACGATGGCACACTAGTGGCCTGCGATATCAGCGAACCCTGGACGGCGATCGGAAAGCGCTACTGGCGTGAAGCCGGCGTGTCGGACAAAATCGACCTGCGGCTCGCCCCCGCGCTGGAAACGCTGGACCAATTGATACAGGCCGGTGAAACAGGCCACTTCGATTTTGCCTTTATCGACGCGGACAAGGAAAACTACCTCGCCTACTACGAGCGCGCACTCACACTGCTGCGACCCGGCGGGCTGATGGCCATTGACAACACGCTCTGGTCAGGCAGCGTAATCGATGACAGCTGCCAGGACACAGACACCTGCGCCATCCGGGCATTCAACGAAGCCCTGCATACCGACACCCGGGTAGACATCAGCCTTGTACCGATTGCCGACGGGCTGACACTTGCCCTGGTGCGGTAG
- a CDS encoding sulfur globule family protein yields MFTLKKMLLAALVIGAVALPLGNAQAWWGGPGWGPGYGYGPYNGPYYNRGWGDGWGGNGWDDGWGDVLGDMFGDADFDIGFNMRGSGRGYGRGRGYGDYYGDYYGNYYGNNGYYPYYGGYGYPGYWR; encoded by the coding sequence ATGTTTACATTAAAAAAGATGCTGCTTGCCGCTTTGGTGATTGGAGCGGTTGCACTACCACTGGGTAATGCGCAAGCCTGGTGGGGCGGCCCGGGATGGGGTCCAGGATATGGATATGGTCCTTATAATGGTCCTTATTATAATCGCGGCTGGGGCGATGGCTGGGGTGGTAATGGCTGGGACGATGGCTGGGGCGATGTCCTCGGTGATATGTTCGGTGATGCTGATTTCGACATCGGCTTCAACATGCGTGGCAGCGGTCGGGGTTACGGTCGAGGCCGGGGTTACGGCGATTACTATGGTGATTACTACGGCAACTACTACGGGAACAACGGTTACTACCCGTACTATGGCGGTTACGGTTATCCAGGCTACTGGAGATAG
- a CDS encoding GFA family protein: MTTTVTGSCLCGAVRYEVTGEAERFYHCHCQRCRKATGTGHASNLFITPHTAIRWLQGEALLGFYKVPEAERFFNSFCQRCGGPMPRVVPELDGVLIPAGSLDSPSPLPAQARIFWDSRAEWSCSDDLPAFAEYPPGV; encoded by the coding sequence GTGACCACCACCGTCACCGGAAGCTGCCTGTGCGGCGCCGTCCGCTACGAAGTCACAGGCGAAGCCGAACGATTTTACCATTGCCACTGCCAACGCTGCCGCAAGGCAACCGGCACCGGGCATGCCAGCAATCTTTTCATTACACCACACACCGCGATTCGCTGGTTACAGGGTGAGGCGCTTCTGGGGTTCTACAAGGTGCCGGAGGCGGAGCGGTTTTTTAACAGTTTCTGTCAGCGCTGTGGCGGGCCGATGCCGCGGGTGGTCCCGGAGCTGGATGGTGTCCTGATCCCGGCGGGATCGCTGGATTCGCCGTCACCTTTACCGGCGCAGGCACGCATCTTTTGGGACTCACGGGCGGAGTGGTCCTGTTCGGATGATTTGCCGGCGTTTGCCGAGTATCCGCCGGGCGTCTAG
- a CDS encoding nuclease-related domain-containing protein produces the protein MFSKNATVAEIITGGVMGKINKTKRSPLKDKPLRYPGQSLLQQRNDLFDSKILAPLVAAMMFTTLAGIEWLRYFRPSKPSPLAYTVLAFLAIAYFGYQSWKTLPQLKKMNQGIDGEKAVGQYLERLREDGYQVFHDVIGDGFNLDHVVIGPAGVFTVETKTWSKPDRGSPKIVFDGESIKSGYMKPNRDPLIQARAQSAWLRQLLEESTGKHYNVRPVIVFPGWFIESTKGANNKLWVLEPKALPKFLSNVPDLMPVEDIKLASYHLSRFVRSREKNNGGALL, from the coding sequence ATGTTTTCGAAAAACGCTACGGTGGCTGAAATTATAACTGGGGGCGTCATGGGAAAAATAAATAAAACTAAGCGTTCACCATTAAAAGATAAACCTTTGCGATATCCTGGGCAGTCACTATTGCAGCAACGGAATGATCTTTTCGATAGTAAAATATTAGCTCCGTTAGTTGCTGCGATGATGTTTACCACTCTAGCTGGCATTGAGTGGTTACGCTATTTCCGGCCATCTAAGCCTTCGCCGCTCGCTTATACAGTTTTAGCTTTTCTGGCAATAGCCTACTTTGGTTATCAATCATGGAAAACACTTCCGCAATTAAAAAAAATGAATCAAGGGATCGATGGCGAAAAGGCGGTTGGTCAGTATTTGGAGCGATTGCGAGAGGATGGCTATCAGGTTTTTCATGACGTTATTGGAGATGGTTTTAATCTAGATCATGTGGTAATTGGGCCTGCCGGAGTATTTACCGTTGAAACAAAAACGTGGAGTAAACCTGATCGAGGGTCACCAAAAATTGTGTTTGACGGCGAATCCATCAAGTCCGGTTATATGAAGCCTAATCGAGATCCACTGATTCAGGCTAGGGCGCAATCTGCTTGGCTTCGGCAGTTGTTAGAAGAAAGCACAGGTAAACACTACAATGTGAGGCCCGTCATTGTTTTTCCCGGCTGGTTTATTGAGTCGACGAAGGGCGCGAATAATAAGCTTTGGGTGCTGGAGCCTAAAGCACTACCAAAGTTCCTGTCTAACGTCCCAGATTTAATGCCAGTGGAGGATATAAAATTAGCCAGTTATCATCTTTCTAGATTTGTTCGTTCGCGGGAAAAAAATAATGGAGGCGCCTTACTGTGA
- a CDS encoding HNH endonuclease: protein MNFENWLDQIGLSKRTADSYSGALSRTISGWAIEAKLIKRPLTSIQSAQKFRDVAEQIKALTIFQEKNVKGKGMYSAALNQYEAYLDDTSGETIQEDIEDVLSNDSLEKTEKLTQINARVGQGKFRQQLIDQWKGCALTGFSDTRFLVASHIKPWRASDNQERLDCFNGLLLLPNLDKVFDLGFITFMECGGIKISEMLENKPLLGISADMHIELGDAHQAYMAFHREYVFEKRYGG, encoded by the coding sequence ATGAATTTTGAAAATTGGCTCGATCAGATAGGCTTATCTAAACGTACCGCAGATAGCTATTCAGGCGCACTATCCAGAACAATTTCTGGGTGGGCCATCGAGGCCAAGCTCATTAAACGGCCTTTAACAAGCATCCAGTCTGCCCAGAAATTCAGAGATGTCGCTGAGCAGATAAAAGCGCTCACCATTTTCCAAGAAAAGAATGTGAAAGGTAAAGGCATGTATAGTGCCGCACTTAACCAATATGAGGCCTATCTTGATGATACGTCAGGTGAAACTATTCAGGAAGATATCGAGGATGTACTCAGCAACGACTCACTTGAGAAAACTGAAAAGTTGACGCAGATAAATGCGCGTGTAGGGCAGGGTAAATTCCGTCAACAGTTGATCGATCAGTGGAAAGGCTGCGCACTGACCGGTTTTAGTGATACACGATTTTTAGTGGCTTCGCACATTAAGCCCTGGCGAGCATCAGATAATCAAGAAAGGCTGGACTGTTTCAATGGCCTGTTGTTGCTACCAAACCTGGATAAGGTATTTGATTTAGGTTTCATTACCTTCATGGAGTGTGGTGGCATTAAAATATCTGAAATGCTAGAGAATAAACCTTTGCTAGGAATTTCAGCGGATATGCACATTGAATTGGGTGATGCTCATCAAGCGTATATGGCCTTTCATCGTGAGTATGTTTTCGAAAAACGCTACGGTGGCTGA
- a CDS encoding TIGR02647 family protein, whose product MHYTEEETAELNVLMYYSLRTSDQGIKIHSTASPEKIAAVQRLFEKGLVTQKDGGYLTDLGREAAEHAQSLLLMLAPHKHSIAS is encoded by the coding sequence ATGCACTACACCGAAGAAGAAACCGCCGAACTGAACGTTTTGATGTACTACAGCCTCCGCACCAGTGACCAGGGCATCAAGATTCACTCAACGGCATCGCCGGAGAAGATTGCGGCGGTGCAGCGTCTGTTCGAGAAGGGTCTGGTGACCCAGAAAGACGGGGGTTATCTGACGGATCTGGGTCGGGAGGCTGCGGAGCATGCGCAGTCGTTGTTGCTTATGCTGGCACCTCACAAGCACAGTATTGCGAGCTGA
- a CDS encoding formylglycine-generating enzyme family protein — protein sequence MKPAYAFLLALLLAAPTYARDTLQNDLGMRFVHIPAGEFVMGTEDIAAALQEMPEPEPTGLVEETPAHTVVITKPFYLGETEVTQSQWLKVMENRPGPEALWKRDDWATLPVVSISWFMAKRFVEELNKSDTHNHYRLPTEAEWEYVAKDGRNALRPVPIEALGDYAWFINNSGDMPHPVATRKANRFGVYDMLGNVWEWVEDGYARDTYRKAKRVDPTGPVNAAAKVRRGGSYHCPLHLIRPGYRSANPPGTRYEVLGFRVVAQPR from the coding sequence ATGAAACCAGCCTACGCGTTCCTGCTCGCCCTGTTACTCGCCGCCCCGACCTACGCCCGGGACACCCTGCAGAACGACCTTGGCATGCGCTTTGTGCACATTCCCGCGGGTGAATTCGTGATGGGTACCGAAGACATCGCCGCCGCCCTCCAGGAAATGCCCGAACCCGAACCCACCGGCCTGGTCGAAGAAACGCCGGCGCACACCGTGGTTATCACCAAACCGTTTTACCTGGGCGAAACCGAAGTCACCCAGTCGCAATGGTTAAAAGTCATGGAAAACAGACCCGGCCCGGAAGCACTGTGGAAGCGCGATGACTGGGCCACATTACCGGTCGTATCGATATCCTGGTTCATGGCAAAACGCTTTGTCGAAGAACTCAATAAAAGCGATACACACAACCACTACCGGCTGCCTACCGAAGCCGAGTGGGAATACGTCGCCAAAGACGGCCGCAACGCCCTGCGCCCGGTGCCCATAGAAGCCCTGGGTGACTACGCCTGGTTTATCAACAACTCCGGCGACATGCCGCACCCCGTCGCCACGCGCAAAGCCAATCGGTTTGGCGTGTACGACATGCTCGGTAACGTCTGGGAATGGGTCGAAGACGGTTATGCCCGGGACACCTACCGCAAAGCAAAACGTGTCGATCCGACCGGCCCCGTCAACGCCGCCGCAAAGGTTCGGCGGGGTGGTTCCTACCACTGCCCGCTGCACCTGATCCGCCCGGGTTATCGAAGCGCCAACCCGCCGGGTACGCGTTATGAAGTGCTGGGGTTCCGGGTGGTCGCGCAGCCGCGCTGA
- a CDS encoding dirigent protein encodes MHCIFRYAATCACALLLGACAAEAPLQLVTLADARTDKAQVIDTGEPGDSVGDILVFDQPLLDEHKQPVGNNSGACIRTRVAHSFQCQWTLSLDGGTIQVAGREFDTGISTMSIVGGTGIYAGIRGDMESINNNDGTFTQTLRYRLMP; translated from the coding sequence ATGCATTGTATTTTCAGATACGCGGCTACCTGCGCCTGCGCACTGCTACTGGGCGCGTGCGCTGCTGAAGCCCCGCTGCAACTTGTCACCCTTGCAGATGCCCGCACTGACAAGGCACAGGTCATCGACACAGGGGAACCCGGTGACTCGGTCGGCGATATCCTGGTGTTCGACCAGCCGTTGCTCGACGAACACAAACAACCTGTTGGTAACAACAGCGGTGCCTGTATCCGCACCCGGGTGGCGCACAGTTTTCAGTGCCAGTGGACGCTCAGTCTCGATGGCGGAACGATCCAGGTTGCAGGGCGGGAGTTTGACACCGGAATTTCAACGATGAGTATCGTTGGTGGTACCGGCATCTATGCCGGTATCCGCGGTGATATGGAATCGATCAATAATAACGACGGGACGTTTACACAAACGTTACGCTACAGGCTGATGCCTTGA
- a CDS encoding alpha/beta hydrolase — MYTPGLILFGVIAVFSAGLLAVHIGFRAPRRKERGSPADYDLAYTEIHIPTVGGKQLFAWWLPATAEAPTVVMLHGWGGNAELMLPLALPLLRAGMNVLLLDARNHGRSDSASFSSLPRFAEDAGAAVDWVKAHGDDPRKRVVLLGHSVGAGAVLLEASRRNDISAVISIAAFAHPEWMMRRYLSRFRLPEYGKQWVLHYVEWVIGYRFEEIAPMNTVCRIACPVLLVHGSADNTVPVSDAQAILDHCRENSPELLLIEDGTHDSVEAVEQHGDQLVDFLKKSAVI; from the coding sequence ATGTACACCCCGGGGCTTATACTTTTTGGTGTAATAGCGGTTTTCTCTGCGGGGCTTCTGGCTGTCCATATTGGATTCCGTGCGCCGAGGCGTAAAGAACGAGGCAGTCCGGCAGATTACGACCTCGCCTATACAGAAATCCATATCCCCACAGTGGGTGGCAAGCAGTTGTTTGCCTGGTGGTTGCCGGCGACAGCTGAAGCACCGACAGTCGTCATGTTGCACGGGTGGGGCGGGAATGCCGAGCTGATGTTGCCGCTGGCCCTGCCGCTGCTACGCGCCGGGATGAATGTCCTCTTGCTGGATGCCCGTAATCATGGCCGCAGCGATTCCGCCAGCTTCTCCTCGCTTCCCCGCTTTGCCGAAGATGCCGGTGCGGCGGTGGATTGGGTAAAGGCGCATGGCGACGACCCCCGGAAGCGCGTGGTACTGCTGGGCCATTCGGTCGGGGCGGGAGCGGTATTACTTGAAGCCTCGCGTCGAAATGACATTTCAGCGGTAATCAGTATTGCTGCCTTTGCCCACCCGGAATGGATGATGCGACGCTACCTTTCCCGATTCAGATTACCCGAGTACGGTAAACAATGGGTGCTTCACTACGTGGAATGGGTAATCGGTTATCGCTTCGAGGAAATAGCGCCAATGAATACGGTATGCCGTATTGCGTGCCCGGTCCTTCTGGTTCACGGTAGTGCCGATAACACGGTACCGGTCAGCGACGCACAGGCAATCCTGGACCACTGTCGTGAGAACAGCCCTGAACTGTTATTGATCGAAGACGGAACCCATGATTCAGTTGAAGCTGTCGAACAGCACGGTGATCAGCTTGTTGATTTCCTGAAAAAATCCGCAGTGATCTGA
- a CDS encoding autotransporter domain-containing protein, translating into MKKTGLAISVITAFYMSMAAAQEPGPRIGFNGGFADSGGTAGVNLGYGFTDIVGLDIEYAHKFGDQSGELMSAFLTLTTTGETYFKGKIGATAASGNAFDGSSGSLGIGLGHKLADGWVVEVDVNQYASDVTGGNLLFRRSF; encoded by the coding sequence GTGAAAAAAACAGGATTGGCTATTTCGGTTATTACCGCGTTCTACATGTCCATGGCCGCTGCTCAGGAACCTGGTCCGCGCATAGGATTTAATGGGGGTTTTGCAGACAGTGGGGGAACGGCCGGTGTGAATCTCGGCTATGGTTTTACCGATATTGTCGGGCTGGATATAGAATATGCACACAAATTCGGTGATCAGAGCGGTGAGCTGATGTCAGCGTTTCTGACACTTACAACGACAGGCGAAACTTACTTTAAAGGCAAAATCGGCGCTACGGCTGCTTCAGGTAATGCCTTTGACGGTTCAAGCGGTTCGCTCGGTATCGGCCTGGGACACAAATTGGCAGATGGCTGGGTCGTTGAAGTCGATGTCAACCAATACGCATCCGATGTGACAGGTGGAAACCTGCTGTTCAGGCGCAGCTTTTAA
- a CDS encoding NAD(P)/FAD-dependent oxidoreductase gives MANIVVLGAGLGGMPAAYELRDVLGEEHDITVVNANAYFQFVPSNPWLAVGWRKREQITLPLDTHLSKHGIKFIQGWVETIDAEANKLVLKEGTEVEYDYLVITTGPKLAFDEVEGTGPVNGFTQSVCTVDHAEKAYQDFQKLKDAPGPVVVGAVQFASCFGPAYEYAAILDTELRRQRIRDQVPMTFVTSEPYVGHLGLGGVGDSKGMLEHELRNRHINFITNARVSRVEEGTMYVEQLDEKGEVAGQEELLFKHAMMLPGFKGVEPVAAVDGLCNPRGFVIVDEHQRSPKYPNIFSAGVCIAIPPVEATPVPTGAPKTGYMIESMVTAIVQNIKAELTGYPVASKATWNAFCLADLGDTGAAFIAVPQIPPRNTTWFKKGKWVHYAKIAFEKYFLHKMKQGVSEPVFEKWALKLIGLSRVK, from the coding sequence ATGGCAAATATCGTTGTTCTGGGTGCAGGTCTCGGTGGTATGCCGGCAGCCTACGAGTTGCGTGATGTGCTCGGCGAGGAGCACGACATCACGGTTGTGAATGCCAACGCGTATTTTCAGTTTGTGCCATCCAACCCCTGGCTGGCCGTAGGCTGGCGCAAGCGCGAGCAGATCACCCTGCCACTTGACACGCATTTATCAAAGCATGGTATCAAGTTTATCCAGGGCTGGGTCGAGACGATCGATGCCGAGGCCAATAAACTGGTGCTGAAAGAAGGCACTGAAGTCGAGTATGACTACCTGGTCATTACCACGGGTCCGAAGCTGGCTTTCGACGAAGTCGAGGGCACCGGGCCTGTCAACGGGTTTACCCAGTCAGTATGCACGGTCGATCATGCAGAGAAAGCTTACCAGGACTTCCAGAAGCTCAAGGACGCTCCCGGCCCCGTAGTTGTCGGCGCGGTACAGTTTGCCAGTTGCTTTGGTCCGGCTTATGAATATGCGGCCATTCTGGATACCGAACTGCGCAGACAGCGCATCCGTGACCAGGTCCCGATGACATTTGTGACCAGTGAGCCTTATGTGGGTCACCTGGGCCTCGGTGGTGTGGGTGATTCCAAAGGGATGCTGGAGCACGAGTTACGCAACCGTCATATCAACTTTATTACCAATGCCCGTGTCAGTCGTGTCGAGGAAGGCACGATGTACGTCGAACAACTCGACGAAAAAGGCGAGGTCGCCGGCCAGGAGGAGCTGCTGTTCAAACACGCCATGATGCTGCCGGGTTTCAAGGGCGTAGAACCGGTGGCTGCTGTGGACGGCCTGTGCAATCCGCGCGGTTTTGTCATTGTCGACGAGCACCAGCGCAGCCCGAAATACCCGAACATCTTTTCTGCCGGCGTCTGTATAGCCATCCCGCCGGTCGAAGCAACACCCGTACCTACCGGCGCACCGAAAACCGGTTACATGATCGAGTCAATGGTGACAGCCATTGTGCAGAACATTAAAGCCGAACTGACCGGCTACCCGGTTGCCTCAAAAGCGACATGGAACGCGTTCTGCCTGGCAGACCTGGGCGATACCGGTGCGGCTTTTATTGCGGTACCTCAGATCCCACCGCGCAACACGACCTGGTTCAAAAAAGGCAAGTGGGTGCACTATGCCAAGATCGCGTTTGAAAAATACTTCCTGCACAAAATGAAGCAGGGTGTATCCGAACCGGTATTTGAGAAGTGGGCGCTGAAGCTGATCGGGTTGTCCAGGGTAAAGTAA
- a CDS encoding DUF2058 domain-containing protein, whose protein sequence is MANTFGDQLLKAGLVSKDKLNKTKKSKYKQQKAGNNKGTDEAAASARRLAAEQAARDRELNLQRKQAAEDKAIQAQVRQLIEMNRLGRDGGEVGYNFQDGTVVRKIFVTEEIHDRLGHGHLSIARFDDGYEVIPTVVAEKIKLRDQACIVSKVDSLPASEENDPYADYKVPDDLMW, encoded by the coding sequence TTGGCAAACACATTTGGCGACCAGCTGCTAAAAGCCGGACTGGTGAGCAAGGACAAGCTCAATAAAACAAAAAAATCAAAATACAAACAGCAGAAAGCCGGCAACAACAAAGGGACGGACGAGGCCGCCGCGTCGGCCCGGCGTTTGGCGGCAGAGCAGGCCGCGCGTGACCGCGAACTCAATTTGCAGCGAAAACAGGCGGCCGAAGACAAGGCAATCCAGGCGCAGGTTCGTCAGTTGATTGAAATGAACCGGTTGGGACGTGACGGCGGTGAAGTGGGTTATAACTTTCAGGATGGAACGGTTGTCAGAAAGATTTTCGTGACGGAGGAAATCCACGACAGGCTCGGCCATGGACATTTGTCTATCGCCCGTTTTGATGATGGCTATGAAGTGATACCTACTGTAGTGGCGGAAAAAATAAAGCTTCGTGATCAAGCCTGTATTGTCAGCAAGGTCGATTCACTGCCCGCTAGCGAGGAAAACGATCCCTACGCAGACTACAAGGTGCCTGATGACCTGATGTGGTAG
- a CDS encoding TerC family protein — MEGLFTFENLFTLGMLIMLQAVLGFDNLLYISLESKRVEPGRQSSLRRWGIGLAVALRLVLLLLLVKVLSLFQDTLFAINIEGLISGDFNLHGVVVFVGGIFILYAALKEISHMILLEAGEHVERKPSSYAYVLISVIIMNAVFSFDSMLSAMALTDNYIIMATAIVAGGILMILLADHVTEFLKKNRMYEVVGLFILFLVGVMLLSEGSHVSHLHLFGYEVTPMSKSTFYLVIFVMIAIDVVQSRYQKKLLAQAGRLGQTD, encoded by the coding sequence ATGGAAGGACTATTCACTTTCGAAAACCTGTTTACACTCGGCATGTTGATTATGCTGCAGGCGGTACTGGGTTTTGACAACCTGCTGTATATCTCGCTTGAATCGAAGCGTGTAGAACCGGGCAGACAGTCATCACTGCGACGCTGGGGCATCGGGCTGGCTGTCGCGCTCAGGCTGGTTTTACTGTTACTGCTGGTCAAGGTTCTCTCACTGTTCCAGGACACGCTGTTCGCGATCAATATCGAAGGACTGATCAGCGGCGACTTCAACCTGCACGGTGTGGTGGTGTTTGTCGGCGGGATTTTTATTCTGTATGCCGCGCTCAAGGAAATCAGTCACATGATACTGCTGGAAGCGGGAGAACACGTCGAGCGAAAACCAAGTTCATACGCGTATGTGCTGATCTCCGTTATTATTATGAATGCCGTGTTCTCGTTTGATTCCATGCTAAGCGCCATGGCGCTGACAGACAACTACATCATCATGGCAACAGCCATAGTCGCAGGTGGCATATTGATGATCTTGCTGGCAGACCATGTCACAGAATTCCTGAAAAAGAATCGCATGTATGAAGTGGTGGGTCTTTTCATCCTGTTCCTGGTCGGTGTCATGCTGTTGTCAGAAGGCAGTCATGTCTCTCATTTGCACCTGTTTGGCTATGAGGTTACACCGATGAGCAAGTCGACGTTCTACCTGGTGATTTTCGTCATGATCGCGATCGATGTCGTACAATCACGTTATCAGAAAAAACTGCTTGCACAGGCCGGAAGGCTGGGGCAGACAGACTAG
- a CDS encoding integrin alpha — MSQNKFNDRYARLLLLVSTLFLSGASVLQCSTGDTSFSSGGSSSLQIRTIDEQKISASSGNFNGALGDGDRFGSAVADLGDLESDGVRDLAVGAPFNDTGGADKGAAWVLFMDSDGRVDIKQKLSSGTGGLGTNLAIDDRFGSALAGVGDLDGDGVFDLAAGMPGNDDGGADRGEIRVAFLDTDGTILQTQRITDAGGGFDGNLDDDDRFGSAVADIGDVNGDGVTDLAVGAPNDDDGGSNAGAVWILMMKADGKVASQQKITEGAGGFDGSLSADDQFGASVAGIGDLDNDGIPDLAIGAPGGDDGGTDRGEIWVVFLDADGRVRQRQRVADSGGGFAGKLSNDDRFGTAVANAGDIDGDGVTDLVVGAPNDDEVASNAGAVWVLMMGTDGRVADWQKITQDAGGFKGGLDSDDQFGAAIAGIDDLDNNGVPDLAVGTPGDDDGGTDQGAVWILFMDREI; from the coding sequence ATGAGCCAGAATAAATTCAATGACCGCTACGCACGACTGTTGTTGCTGGTCTCCACGCTGTTTCTGTCGGGTGCATCTGTCCTGCAATGCTCGACCGGTGACACGAGTTTTTCATCAGGCGGGAGCAGCAGTCTGCAGATCAGGACGATAGATGAACAGAAGATCTCTGCCAGCAGCGGCAATTTTAATGGTGCCCTGGGTGACGGTGACCGGTTTGGCAGCGCCGTTGCCGATCTTGGCGACCTGGAATCAGACGGCGTCCGCGACCTGGCGGTGGGCGCGCCCTTTAATGACACGGGTGGTGCCGACAAGGGCGCAGCCTGGGTCTTGTTCATGGACAGCGACGGGCGTGTGGATATCAAGCAGAAGCTTTCCAGCGGGACGGGCGGGCTCGGGACAAACCTGGCCATCGATGATCGTTTCGGCAGTGCACTGGCCGGTGTCGGGGACCTGGATGGTGATGGTGTCTTCGACCTTGCCGCAGGAATGCCCGGCAATGACGATGGCGGTGCAGACCGGGGTGAAATCCGGGTAGCGTTTCTGGATACCGATGGCACGATTTTGCAGACGCAACGTATCACCGATGCCGGTGGAGGTTTTGACGGCAACCTCGACGACGACGATCGTTTCGGCAGTGCTGTTGCCGACATCGGTGACGTGAACGGTGACGGTGTGACGGATCTTGCGGTTGGCGCGCCGAATGATGACGACGGTGGCAGTAACGCCGGCGCGGTATGGATCCTGATGATGAAGGCCGATGGCAAGGTTGCCAGCCAACAGAAAATCACCGAGGGTGCAGGCGGCTTTGACGGCAGCCTCAGTGCCGATGACCAGTTCGGTGCATCGGTTGCCGGTATCGGCGACCTCGATAATGACGGCATACCGGATCTCGCCATCGGAGCGCCGGGTGGTGATGACGGTGGCACGGACCGGGGTGAGATCTGGGTAGTATTTCTCGATGCCGATGGCAGGGTTCGACAGCGGCAGCGTGTCGCAGACAGCGGTGGTGGCTTTGCCGGAAAGCTCAGTAATGATGACCGTTTCGGAACGGCGGTTGCCAATGCCGGCGACATAGACGGTGACGGTGTGACGGATCTTGTGGTTGGCGCGCCGAATGATGATGAAGTCGCAAGCAATGCCGGCGCGGTATGGGTCCTGATGATGGGAACGGATGGCCGTGTCGCAGACTGGCAGAAAATTACACAGGATGCGGGCGGCTTCAAGGGAGGCCTGGATAGCGACGATCAGTTTGGAGCGGCGATTGCAGGTATAGACGACCTGGATAATAACGGGGTGCCGGACCTGGCGGTTGGAACACCCGGGGACGATGACGGCGGGACAGACCAGGGTGCAGTCTGGATTCTGTTCATGGATCGTGAAATCTGA